From a single Georhizobium profundi genomic region:
- a CDS encoding replicative DNA helicase, with product MNEAVRKLAEVGAANQHYREAPSNIEAEQALLGAILVNNDAFYRVSDFLKPVHLHEPLHRKIYEVAGDIIRMGKTANPVTIKTFLPSDEKIGDMTMAQYLARLAAEAVTIINAEDYGRAIYDLALRRALITIGEDMVNIAYDAPVDMPPQGQIEDAERRLFELAETGRYDGGFQSFNDAVAAAIDMAGAAYQRDGGLSGISTGIQTLDQKMGGLQHSDLIILAGRPGMGKTSLATNIAFNIAQAYQPGEVMPDGSQKTANGGVVGFYSLEMSGEQLATRIISEQTEISSSKIRRGSITEADFEKLVACSQMMQKIPLYIDQTGGISIAQMSARARRLKRQRGLDVLVVDYVQLMTGSKKAGENRVQEITEITTGLKALAKELQVPIIALSQLSRQVENREDKRPQLSDLRESGSIEQDADVVIFVYRDEYYVQNSEPRRSPDQIASDYKDEAYLAWEEKMNRARGMADVIIAKQRHGPTGTVTLAFQAEFTRFSDLADTSYLQYSHDSHE from the coding sequence ATGAATGAAGCCGTGCGCAAGCTCGCAGAGGTCGGAGCAGCCAACCAGCATTATCGCGAAGCGCCGAGCAACATCGAAGCCGAGCAGGCTCTGCTGGGCGCGATTCTTGTCAACAACGACGCCTTCTATCGCGTTTCGGACTTCCTGAAGCCCGTCCACCTGCACGAGCCCCTGCACCGCAAGATCTACGAGGTCGCGGGCGACATCATCCGCATGGGCAAGACGGCAAACCCCGTCACCATCAAGACCTTCCTGCCGTCTGATGAGAAGATCGGCGACATGACGATGGCGCAGTATCTGGCGCGCCTCGCCGCGGAAGCCGTCACGATCATCAATGCCGAGGATTATGGCCGCGCGATCTACGATCTGGCGCTGCGCCGCGCGCTGATCACGATCGGCGAGGACATGGTCAACATCGCCTATGATGCGCCGGTCGACATGCCGCCGCAGGGCCAGATCGAAGACGCCGAACGCCGTCTGTTCGAACTGGCTGAAACCGGCCGCTACGATGGTGGTTTCCAGTCTTTCAACGACGCTGTCGCGGCCGCGATCGACATGGCGGGTGCTGCCTACCAGCGCGATGGCGGGCTTTCCGGCATTTCTACCGGCATCCAGACGCTCGACCAGAAGATGGGTGGCCTGCAGCATTCGGACTTGATCATTCTTGCCGGACGTCCGGGCATGGGCAAGACGTCGCTTGCCACCAACATCGCCTTCAATATCGCACAGGCCTACCAGCCGGGCGAAGTGATGCCGGACGGATCGCAGAAGACAGCCAATGGCGGTGTCGTCGGCTTCTATTCGCTCGAAATGTCCGGCGAGCAGCTCGCCACGCGTATCATTTCGGAGCAGACGGAGATCTCGTCCTCCAAGATCCGCCGCGGTTCGATCACCGAAGCCGACTTCGAAAAGCTCGTCGCCTGCTCGCAGATGATGCAGAAGATCCCGCTCTATATCGACCAGACCGGCGGTATCTCCATCGCCCAGATGTCGGCGCGTGCGCGGCGCCTGAAGCGTCAGCGCGGTCTCGATGTGCTTGTCGTCGACTACGTGCAGCTGATGACCGGCTCCAAGAAAGCGGGCGAAAACCGCGTTCAGGAAATCACCGAGATCACGACGGGCCTCAAAGCCCTGGCCAAGGAGCTGCAGGTTCCGATCATCGCGCTGTCGCAGCTCTCCCGTCAGGTGGAAAACCGCGAAGACAAGCGCCCGCAGCTTTCCGACCTTCGTGAATCCGGTTCGATCGAGCAGGACGCCGACGTGGTGATCTTCGTTTATCGCGACGAGTACTACGTGCAGAACTCCGAGCCGCGCCGCTCGCCCGACCAGATCGCAAGCGACTACAAGGACGAAGCCTATCTCGCCTGGGAAGAGAAGATGAACCGCGCCCGCGGTATGGCCGACGTGATCATCGCCAAGCAGCGTCACGGCCCCACGGGCACGGTGACGCTGGCATTCCAGGCGGAATTCACGCGCTTCTCCGACCTCGCCGACACATCCTATCTGCAGTATTCGCACGATAGCCACGAGTGA
- the alr gene encoding alanine racemase: MTAQDDTLPPALTLDIDLAALAANWRAMAARSRPARASAVVKANGYGLGIEPVVRTLSEAGCRDFFTATIDEAITARRLAPHAHILVLNGIYPGTEQCFRKHRLTPILCSMEQVQLWDEACTRDGRLPYALHVDTGMNRLGVTMPEALAAAEREDTDRPALIMSHLACADDPDRPENARQLESFQAVRRAFQSIESSLSNSAGIILGGAYLCDLTRPGIALYGGEAVNRAENPMQVVATAKARILQIRRAPAGSTVSYGATVRLPRDTKIAVCAVGYADGYLRSLSGSGIPLRDTDAPAPVASLHGQAIPVLGRVTMDLTMFDVTDVVGQKVRCGDFVELFGKSHRLDDLARSAGTIGYEILTSLGSRYARHYQSSSL; the protein is encoded by the coding sequence GTGACGGCTCAAGACGACACGCTGCCACCGGCGCTCACGCTCGACATCGATCTGGCCGCGCTGGCGGCCAACTGGCGCGCCATGGCGGCACGTTCGCGGCCGGCGCGTGCAAGCGCGGTCGTCAAGGCGAACGGCTACGGCCTTGGCATCGAACCGGTTGTCCGGACGCTGAGCGAGGCCGGCTGTCGCGATTTTTTCACGGCGACGATCGACGAGGCCATCACGGCACGGCGCCTTGCACCGCATGCCCACATCCTCGTGCTGAACGGAATTTATCCCGGCACAGAGCAGTGTTTCCGCAAACATCGCCTCACGCCGATCCTGTGCTCGATGGAGCAGGTCCAGTTGTGGGATGAGGCATGCACGCGCGATGGTCGGCTCCCCTATGCGCTGCATGTGGACACGGGCATGAACCGGCTCGGCGTGACGATGCCGGAAGCCCTCGCCGCTGCCGAACGGGAAGACACCGACCGGCCGGCGTTGATCATGAGCCACCTTGCCTGTGCGGACGATCCGGATCGTCCGGAAAACGCGCGACAACTGGAATCCTTTCAGGCGGTTAGACGTGCCTTCCAAAGCATCGAATCAAGTCTCAGCAATTCTGCCGGAATTATCCTGGGCGGCGCCTATCTCTGCGACCTCACCCGCCCTGGGATCGCCCTTTATGGCGGCGAGGCCGTGAACCGGGCTGAAAACCCGATGCAGGTTGTCGCGACGGCCAAGGCGCGCATTCTGCAGATTCGACGCGCTCCGGCCGGAAGCACGGTCAGCTACGGCGCGACCGTTCGGCTGCCCCGCGACACAAAGATTGCGGTCTGCGCCGTCGGTTACGCGGACGGCTATCTGCGCAGCCTTTCCGGCTCCGGCATTCCGTTGCGCGACACCGATGCTCCGGCGCCCGTCGCATCGCTGCACGGCCAAGCGATTCCCGTTCTGGGACGGGTGACCATGGATCTGACGATGTTCGACGTCACGGATGTCGTGGGACAGAAAGTTCGGTGCGGCGACTTCGTGGAGCTCTTCGGGAAGTCCCACCGGCTCGACGATCTGGCACGTTCCGCCGGGACCATCGGATACGAAATCCTGACGTCGCTTGGGTCTCGTTACGCCCGACACTATCAATCTTCATCACTATAA
- a CDS encoding GNAT family N-acetyltransferase has translation MHSVVDFEAIADLKVDGRSRAHGMTMRPAEVDPEAWHSLADTALEANGFLSPGHFLSLTLNTRQARLSRMLVSRGPLGINGLLPLTHAWHVLRLPVPALVLAQPYLPLGTPLLGTSDPVRAAGNLIDAANETGAALIGLGAMTQDGLVAQAFTAALSERGLKPFIRNAHERAGLSAEGDAETYLRGGMGSKKLKELRRLRHRLEDMGPVEFRVARSSAAVQAAIARFLALEASGWKGRRGTAFANDANDAAYISGASRALASRSQIEICELLVNDAVIASGLVLRSGRSAFFFKTAYDETFERYSPGVQLTVDLTRHLFDDPAIDRADSVAIADHPMIDHVWRERIAVCDFFIPTRKGPAVNLCIAAFDARYRARALAKSLITTTRTRRKPN, from the coding sequence ATGCATTCCGTAGTCGACTTCGAAGCAATCGCCGACCTGAAGGTCGATGGCAGAAGCCGCGCGCATGGAATGACCATGCGACCGGCGGAGGTCGACCCTGAAGCCTGGCATTCGCTGGCCGATACGGCACTGGAAGCCAATGGCTTCCTCTCGCCCGGCCATTTTCTGTCCTTGACGCTCAACACACGACAGGCACGCCTGAGCCGGATGCTGGTCTCGCGCGGGCCTCTGGGCATTAATGGATTGCTGCCCCTCACCCACGCCTGGCATGTGCTCCGCCTGCCGGTCCCGGCGCTGGTGCTTGCACAACCCTATCTTCCGCTCGGCACGCCGCTGCTCGGAACAAGTGATCCCGTGCGCGCAGCCGGAAACCTCATCGATGCCGCCAACGAAACGGGTGCGGCTCTGATCGGTCTTGGCGCCATGACGCAGGATGGCCTTGTCGCGCAGGCTTTCACCGCCGCGCTCTCCGAACGCGGATTGAAGCCGTTCATCCGGAATGCTCATGAGCGTGCCGGACTATCCGCCGAAGGTGACGCAGAAACCTATCTGCGCGGCGGCATGGGATCTAAGAAGCTGAAGGAACTGCGCCGTCTGCGGCATCGCCTGGAAGACATGGGGCCCGTTGAATTCCGCGTTGCCCGTTCATCCGCCGCAGTCCAGGCTGCGATCGCCCGGTTCCTGGCTCTGGAAGCCAGCGGCTGGAAAGGACGGCGCGGAACGGCATTCGCCAACGACGCGAATGACGCTGCCTATATCAGCGGTGCAAGTCGGGCACTGGCCAGCCGCAGCCAGATCGAAATCTGCGAATTGTTGGTCAATGATGCCGTCATCGCTTCGGGCCTCGTGCTGCGCAGCGGTCGCTCCGCATTCTTCTTCAAGACCGCCTATGACGAAACGTTCGAACGTTACTCGCCAGGCGTTCAACTGACCGTCGACCTGACGCGGCACCTCTTCGACGACCCGGCCATCGATCGTGCAGACTCAGTGGCCATCGCCGATCATCCGATGATCGACCATGTCTGGCGCGAGCGGATTGCCGTGTGCGACTTCTTTATCCCGACCCGCAAGGGACCGGCCGTCAATCTCTGCATCGCTGCCTTCGATGCGCGCTACCGAGCCCGCGCGCTCGCCAAATCCCTCATCACCACCACGCGGACCAGAAGGAAACCAAACTGA
- a CDS encoding cupin-like domain-containing protein, translated as MSSLLHVQNQEFQSHFPLRPFRISHDLAGDPRLTLPAILELVGKLPGDRIEYNSGKVGISQDPSTTPLVDLTPDEVIARIETAGAWMVLKRIEVEPAYRDLLEDALTSVAKARGHKSVSDAGFSDIQGFLFASSPNSTTPFHLDGEDNFFVQIHGDKQFNVYDNEDRAILSEDLIEHSLTRHRNMTFDPAFENRGMHNSLKPGEGLFVPYLWPHYVQTKESYSISLAITWKSRAVKRRNSLYLANSLLRRRGFPQAAPGMHRVWDETKILAVQMGALAVEPLRKSERLRKSIRALVLGKRANYYYRNGKAAGTAKAEAS; from the coding sequence ATGTCTTCCCTTCTTCACGTTCAGAATCAGGAATTCCAGAGCCATTTCCCGCTGCGGCCCTTCCGCATTTCGCACGATCTCGCCGGCGATCCGCGCCTGACGCTTCCCGCCATTCTGGAACTCGTCGGCAAGCTCCCGGGTGACCGGATCGAGTACAATTCCGGCAAGGTCGGCATCTCGCAGGATCCCTCGACCACCCCGCTGGTCGACCTGACACCTGACGAAGTCATCGCCCGCATCGAGACGGCCGGGGCCTGGATGGTGCTGAAGCGGATCGAAGTCGAGCCTGCCTACCGGGACCTGCTCGAAGACGCGTTGACGTCGGTCGCCAAGGCCCGCGGCCACAAAAGCGTTTCCGATGCCGGCTTCTCCGACATCCAGGGCTTTCTCTTCGCTTCCTCGCCCAATTCGACGACGCCGTTTCACTTGGACGGCGAAGACAATTTCTTCGTGCAGATTCATGGAGACAAGCAGTTCAACGTCTATGACAACGAAGACCGCGCCATCCTGTCGGAAGATCTGATCGAACATTCGCTGACGCGTCACCGCAACATGACCTTCGATCCCGCCTTCGAAAACCGCGGCATGCACAATTCGCTCAAGCCTGGCGAAGGCCTCTTCGTGCCCTATCTCTGGCCGCACTATGTGCAGACCAAGGAGAGCTATTCGATCTCGCTGGCGATCACCTGGAAAAGCCGCGCTGTGAAGCGCCGCAACAGCCTCTACCTCGCCAACTCCCTGCTGCGCCGACGTGGTTTCCCGCAGGCGGCGCCGGGTATGCATCGCGTTTGGGACGAGACGAAGATCCTCGCCGTTCAAATGGGCGCGCTCGCCGTCGAGCCGCTCCGCAAATCCGAACGGTTGCGCAAGTCGATCCGCGCCCTCGTGCTCGGCAAGCGCGCGAATTATTATTACCGCAACGGTAAGGCGGCTGGGACTGCGAAGGCGGAAGCCTCCTGA
- a CDS encoding type II toxin-antitoxin system ParD family antitoxin, whose amino-acid sequence MSTHKRSIVIGEYFDGFIESQIASGRFNNASEVVRAALRLLETEEAKLAELRALIAEGDADIAAGRYFIYESADDLVRDIRESAKAPL is encoded by the coding sequence ATGTCGACCCACAAGCGCTCCATCGTCATCGGCGAGTATTTCGATGGCTTCATCGAATCCCAGATCGCATCCGGGCGGTTCAACAACGCAAGCGAAGTCGTGCGCGCGGCGCTCCGCTTGCTGGAGACAGAGGAAGCGAAGCTTGCGGAGCTGAGGGCTCTGATAGCCGAAGGGGACGCGGATATCGCGGCTGGTCGGTATTTCATTTATGAAAGTGCGGATGATCTTGTTCGTGATATCCGCGAAAGCGCCAAGGCGCCCTTGTGA
- a CDS encoding type II toxin-antitoxin system RelE/ParE family toxin — MRRPRRFSLAQTARGDLSDNHAFISSSDLGAADKFLRSIATKIEWLAQTRFPGVPRDNFSAGLKALPFGNYGIYFRITQDDEVIIVRIVHSARDIGPDDFTASDT; from the coding sequence GTGAGACGACCCCGACGCTTTAGTCTTGCGCAGACGGCGCGTGGGGACTTATCGGATAATCACGCGTTCATATCGAGCAGCGATCTCGGGGCAGCCGACAAGTTTCTCCGCTCAATCGCAACGAAGATCGAATGGCTGGCGCAGACCCGGTTTCCGGGTGTACCTCGTGACAACTTCAGCGCTGGTTTGAAGGCCCTGCCGTTCGGCAATTACGGAATATACTTTCGCATCACACAAGATGATGAAGTCATCATAGTACGGATTGTCCATAGCGCCCGCGACATCGGCCCCGACGACTTCACCGCGTCCGATACCTAG
- a CDS encoding intradiol ring-cleavage dioxygenase gives MVTAFSRRAFLNAWAAAPMSLALVGPASAQGAQLPLTPACGPEDRITQAQTEGPFYTPQTPEKRDFRSDGAGTPVTVFGFVVDPACRPRANMIVDLWHADDAGSYDNSGYAFRGYQVTDANGRFIFDTIMPGRYPGRTRHYHVKIASGAGVDLTTQLYFPGEPDNDRDGIYDPRLLIEMSEASDGLLGRFDFVLA, from the coding sequence TTGGTCACAGCATTTTCTCGTCGCGCGTTTTTGAACGCCTGGGCTGCCGCGCCGATGTCGTTGGCGCTTGTCGGTCCTGCGTCGGCGCAGGGAGCACAGCTACCGCTGACGCCGGCCTGCGGCCCCGAGGATAGGATAACGCAAGCACAAACCGAAGGCCCGTTCTACACGCCGCAGACGCCCGAAAAGCGAGATTTTCGTAGCGACGGGGCAGGGACGCCGGTCACCGTCTTCGGCTTCGTCGTCGACCCGGCATGCCGTCCACGCGCGAACATGATCGTCGATCTCTGGCATGCCGATGATGCGGGCAGCTACGACAACTCGGGCTATGCCTTTCGCGGCTATCAGGTGACCGACGCCAATGGCCGCTTCATCTTCGACACCATCATGCCCGGCCGCTATCCCGGCCGCACGCGACATTATCACGTGAAGATCGCGTCTGGCGCCGGCGTGGACCTGACAACGCAGCTCTATTTCCCCGGCGAGCCCGACAATGACCGCGATGGCATCTATGATCCAAGACTGCTGATAGAGATGAGCGAAGCAAGCGACGGCTTGCTCGGCAGATTCGACTTCGTACTTGCCTAG
- the radA gene encoding DNA repair protein RadA codes for MAKARTQFVCQNCGTVHARWVGKCEGCGEWNTIVEDDPTAGIGGGPGRTPKKGRPVALTALSGEIEEAPRIPTGIAELDRATGGGFVRGSALLIGGDPGIGKSTLLMQAAAALSRLGSRVIYVSGEEAVAQVRLRAQRLHAADTNVLLAAETNVEDILATLSEGKRPDLVIIDSIQTLWSDLAESAPGTVTQVRVGVQAMIRFAKQTGATVVLVGHVTKDGQIAGPRVVEHMVDAVLYFEGDRGHHYRILRTVKNRFGPTDEIGVFEMSDKGLREVSNPSELFLGERNAKAPGAAVFAGMEGTRPILVEIQALVAPSPLGTPRRAVVGWDSARLSMILAVLEAHCGVRLAQHDVYLNVAGGYRVSEPAADMAVAAALVSSLAGLALPADCVYFGEISLSGAVRPVAHTAQRLKEAEKLGFQRAVLPSASAEIPASRQAGLTEIEALADLVVKIAGSKKRPNDDSGDATL; via the coding sequence ATGGCCAAAGCCCGCACGCAATTCGTCTGCCAGAACTGTGGCACCGTGCACGCGCGCTGGGTCGGCAAATGCGAAGGCTGCGGCGAGTGGAACACGATCGTCGAGGACGACCCGACCGCGGGCATCGGCGGCGGGCCGGGCCGCACGCCCAAGAAAGGCCGACCAGTCGCGCTGACGGCGCTCTCCGGCGAAATCGAGGAAGCACCGCGCATCCCAACCGGCATTGCCGAGCTCGACCGCGCCACGGGCGGCGGGTTCGTACGCGGATCGGCCCTTTTGATCGGCGGTGATCCCGGCATCGGCAAATCCACCCTGCTCATGCAGGCGGCGGCCGCCCTGTCGCGGCTGGGCAGCCGTGTCATCTACGTGTCCGGCGAAGAAGCGGTTGCGCAGGTTCGCCTGCGCGCACAGCGCCTGCATGCGGCCGACACGAACGTGCTGCTGGCCGCGGAAACGAATGTCGAGGACATTCTCGCGACGCTGTCTGAAGGCAAGCGGCCTGACCTCGTCATCATCGATTCCATTCAGACGCTGTGGAGCGATCTCGCCGAAAGCGCACCTGGCACGGTGACGCAGGTGCGAGTCGGTGTCCAAGCCATGATCCGCTTTGCCAAGCAGACCGGCGCGACCGTGGTGCTCGTCGGCCACGTGACCAAGGACGGCCAGATCGCCGGTCCGCGCGTGGTCGAGCACATGGTCGATGCCGTGCTTTATTTCGAAGGCGATCGCGGCCATCACTATCGTATCCTGCGCACGGTGAAGAACCGCTTCGGGCCGACCGACGAAATCGGCGTGTTCGAAATGTCCGACAAGGGCCTGCGCGAGGTTTCCAATCCGTCCGAGCTCTTCCTTGGGGAGCGGAACGCCAAGGCGCCGGGCGCTGCCGTCTTCGCCGGTATGGAGGGCACGCGGCCCATCCTCGTCGAGATCCAGGCGCTTGTCGCGCCCTCGCCGCTCGGCACGCCGCGGCGCGCCGTCGTCGGCTGGGATTCGGCGCGATTGTCCATGATCCTCGCGGTTCTAGAAGCCCATTGCGGCGTTCGGCTGGCCCAGCATGACGTCTATCTGAACGTCGCCGGCGGCTACCGGGTCAGCGAGCCGGCGGCCGATATGGCGGTCGCCGCGGCGCTCGTTTCCTCACTTGCCGGCCTTGCTCTCCCGGCCGATTGCGTCTATTTCGGCGAGATCAGCCTGTCGGGAGCCGTGAGGCCTGTGGCGCATACGGCGCAACGCCTCAAGGAGGCCGAAAAACTGGGATTCCAACGGGCGGTACTGCCCAGCGCATCGGCCGAAATACCCGCCTCTCGCCAGGCCGGATTGACCGAGATCGAGGCGCTTGCGGATCTGGTGGTCAAAATTGCCGGCTCGAAGAAGCGGCCAAACGACGATAGCGGAGACGCAACGCTCTGA
- a CDS encoding CvpA family protein, giving the protein MPITILDGILIGITLFSAVLAMVRGFSREVLSVASWIAAAFAAFYFYPLLLPYAADYTTSNTVATIGSAAIIFLIALIIVSFITMRIADFIIDSRIGALDRTLGFVFGAARGVLLVVVGMLFLNWLIDEPRQPPWVTEAKSKPLLDQLGERLVNILPEDADATILDRLRGGETEVDATGAAPPAPDTGAN; this is encoded by the coding sequence ATGCCCATCACAATCCTGGACGGTATCCTGATCGGGATCACGCTCTTCTCGGCGGTGCTTGCCATGGTACGCGGCTTCTCGCGCGAAGTTCTGTCCGTCGCATCCTGGATCGCGGCTGCGTTCGCAGCCTTCTACTTCTACCCGCTGCTTCTGCCCTACGCGGCCGACTACACGACGAGCAACACGGTTGCGACGATCGGTTCGGCTGCGATCATCTTCCTGATCGCGCTCATCATCGTCTCCTTCATCACCATGCGGATCGCCGATTTCATCATCGACAGCCGCATCGGCGCGCTCGATCGCACGCTCGGCTTCGTCTTCGGCGCCGCGCGCGGTGTGCTCCTGGTCGTCGTCGGCATGCTGTTCCTCAACTGGCTGATCGACGAGCCGCGCCAGCCGCCATGGGTCACGGAGGCGAAATCCAAGCCGCTTCTCGACCAGTTGGGCGAGCGTCTCGTCAACATCCTGCCGGAAGATGCCGATGCGACGATCCTCGACCGTCTGCGCGGCGGCGAAACGGAAGTTGACGCTACGGGTGCTGCACCACCTGCACCCGACACTGGCGCGAACTGA
- the purF gene encoding amidophosphoribosyltransferase gives MTLQTSETTNTLEDEGDAFRDECGVFGIYGRQDAAAVVTLGLHALQHRGQEAAGIVSYDGKQFFVERHIGLIGDTFTKQSVIDRLQGSRAIGHTRYSTTGGEGLRNVQPFFAEFAGGGFAVAHNGNITNAMTLQKQLQKRGAIFSSTSDTETILHLIAVSSGTQLVDKFIDAITQLEGAFSLVGLSEKKMIGARDPLGIRPLVLGDLDGAYILASETCALDIIGARFVRDIKPGEMVIVTDKGVESRFPFEKTKPRFCIFEYVYFARPDSIIEGRNVYEARKKIGTELAVESPVEADLVVPVPDSGVPAAIGFAQGSGIPFELGIIRNHYVGRTFIQPTAAIRHMGVKLKHNANKRMLEGKRVVLVDDSIVRGTTSQKIVQMVREAGAREVHMRIASPPTMSSCFYGVDTPEKAKLLASRMSIEEMADFIRVDSLAFLSIDGLYRAVNEPSRNNEQPQFCDACFTGDYPTQLTDHEGVDNVRTLSLLANNG, from the coding sequence ATGACGCTTCAAACGAGTGAGACCACAAACACGCTCGAAGACGAAGGCGATGCCTTCCGTGACGAGTGCGGGGTTTTCGGGATTTACGGCAGGCAGGATGCTGCAGCCGTCGTCACGCTCGGGCTTCATGCCTTGCAGCATCGCGGCCAGGAAGCGGCCGGCATCGTCTCCTACGACGGCAAGCAGTTTTTCGTGGAACGGCACATCGGCCTGATCGGCGATACGTTCACCAAGCAATCGGTTATCGACCGGCTGCAGGGAAGCCGCGCGATCGGCCATACGCGCTATTCCACGACCGGTGGGGAGGGCCTGCGCAACGTGCAGCCCTTCTTCGCGGAGTTCGCCGGCGGCGGGTTCGCCGTTGCCCATAACGGCAACATCACCAATGCGATGACGCTGCAAAAGCAGCTTCAGAAGCGGGGCGCGATCTTCTCGTCGACCTCCGACACCGAGACGATCCTGCATCTGATCGCCGTCTCGAGCGGCACGCAACTGGTCGACAAATTCATCGACGCGATCACGCAGCTCGAAGGCGCGTTCTCGCTGGTGGGCCTTTCGGAAAAGAAGATGATCGGCGCGCGCGATCCGCTCGGCATCCGCCCGCTGGTTCTGGGCGATCTCGACGGCGCCTATATCCTCGCTTCCGAGACCTGTGCGCTCGACATCATCGGCGCGCGCTTTGTGCGTGACATCAAGCCGGGCGAAATGGTGATCGTCACCGACAAGGGTGTCGAGAGCCGGTTCCCGTTCGAGAAGACGAAGCCGCGCTTCTGCATCTTCGAATATGTCTATTTCGCACGGCCCGATTCCATCATCGAAGGCCGCAACGTCTATGAAGCGCGCAAGAAGATCGGCACCGAGCTGGCCGTCGAGAGCCCGGTCGAGGCCGATCTCGTCGTGCCGGTGCCGGATTCGGGCGTGCCCGCGGCGATCGGCTTCGCGCAAGGGTCTGGCATTCCGTTCGAGCTCGGCATCATCCGCAATCACTATGTTGGGCGCACCTTCATTCAGCCGACAGCGGCCATCCGGCATATGGGCGTAAAGCTCAAGCACAATGCCAACAAGCGCATGCTGGAAGGCAAGCGCGTGGTGCTGGTCGACGATTCGATCGTGCGCGGCACCACCTCGCAGAAGATCGTGCAGATGGTGCGCGAAGCGGGCGCGCGCGAGGTGCATATGCGCATCGCCTCGCCGCCGACCATGTCGTCCTGTTTCTACGGTGTCGATACGCCGGAAAAGGCAAAGCTCCTCGCCTCACGCATGTCGATCGAGGAGATGGCCGATTTCATTCGCGTCGATAGCCTGGCCTTCCTCTCGATCGACGGGCTCTACCGGGCCGTCAACGAACCATCGCGCAACAACGAGCAGCCGCAGTTCTGCGATGCCTGCTTCACCGGCGATTACCCGACGCAGCTCACCGACCACGAGGGCGTCGATAATGTGCGCACGCTCTCGCTTCTTGCAAACAACGGATAA
- a CDS encoding SDR family NAD(P)-dependent oxidoreductase: MLDLKGRIALVTGASRGIGYFTALELAKSGAHVIAVARTVGGLEELDDEIKAVGGTATLVPLDLADMKAIDALGGSIHERWGKLDVLVANAGMLGTIAPLGHTKAKDFEKVMTINVNATWRLMRTVEPLIKASDAGRGIFLSSGVAHSCKPFWGAYAASKAAIEAMARVWANELVNFGVRINNVNPGATRTAMRAQAVPGENPSTLPDPRDVAAKIVKLADPALTENGMLFDVRQDRFLAYRDPE, translated from the coding sequence ATGCTCGACCTTAAGGGGCGCATCGCGCTCGTCACCGGCGCGTCGCGCGGTATCGGCTATTTCACCGCGCTCGAGCTGGCGAAATCCGGCGCGCATGTGATTGCCGTTGCCCGTACAGTCGGTGGCCTGGAAGAGCTCGACGACGAGATCAAGGCTGTCGGGGGCACTGCGACGCTGGTGCCGCTCGACCTTGCGGACATGAAGGCCATCGATGCGCTCGGCGGCTCGATCCACGAGCGCTGGGGCAAGCTTGACGTTCTCGTTGCCAATGCCGGCATGCTCGGCACGATCGCGCCGCTCGGGCACACCAAGGCGAAGGACTTCGAGAAGGTGATGACCATCAACGTCAACGCTACGTGGCGGTTGATGCGCACTGTCGAGCCGCTGATCAAGGCGTCGGACGCCGGGCGCGGCATCTTCCTGTCATCGGGCGTTGCCCATTCGTGCAAGCCCTTTTGGGGCGCCTATGCCGCTTCCAAGGCTGCGATCGAGGCGATGGCGCGGGTCTGGGCGAACGAGCTGGTCAATTTCGGTGTGCGGATCAACAATGTGAACCCTGGCGCCACCCGCACCGCCATGCGGGCGCAGGCGGTTCCGGGTGAGAACCCGTCGACCTTGCCCGATCCACGCGACGTCGCCGCCAAGATCGTCAAGCTCGCCGATCCGGCACTGACGGAAAACGGCATGCTTTTCGACGTGCGGCAGGACCGCTTCCTCGCCTATCGCGATCCGGAATAG